In a genomic window of Ranitomeya imitator isolate aRanImi1 chromosome 5, aRanImi1.pri, whole genome shotgun sequence:
- the CNR1 gene encoding cannabinoid receptor 1, translating into MKSILDGLADTTFRTITTDLLYMGANEVQYEDSKSDISKLGYFPQKMALSSFQEKIIDGQSTQHLDAFNGTDIFNNTITSFKDREDNVQCGKNFMDMECFMILTPSQQLVIAALSITLGTFTVLENMLVLCVILHSRSLRCRPSYHFIGSLAVADLLGSVIFVYSFVDFHVFHRIDSPNVFLFKLGGVTASFTASVGSLFLTAIDRYISIHRPLSYKRIVTRTKAVIAFCMMWTIAIVIAVLPLLGWNCKKLKSVCSDIFPLIDEIYLMFWIGVTSVLLLFIVYAYMYILWKAHNHAVRMLQRGTQKSIIVHTSEDGKVHITRPDQTRMDIRLAKTLVLILVVLIICWGPLLAIMVYDVFGKMNKTVKTVFAFCSMLCLLNSTVNPIIYALRSKDLRNAFCSMFPSCEGTAQPLDNSMESDCQNRHANNSNVHRAAESCIKSTVKIAKVTMSVSTDTTAEAV; encoded by the coding sequence ATGAAGTCTATCTTGGATGGCCTGGCGGACACTACATTTAGAACAATTACCACTGACCTTCTCTATATGGGAGCAAATGAAGTTCAGTATGAAGATTCCAAGAGTGATATATCAAAACTGGGTTATTTCCCACAGAAAATGGCTTTATCCTCCTTTCAAGAGAAAATAATTGATGGGCAAAGTACTCAACATCTGGATGCATTCAATGGAACTGATATTTTCAACAATACTATAACTTCTTTTAAAGACCGGGAAGACAATGTACAGTGTGGGAAGAACTTCATGGACATGGAATGCTTTATGATTCTTACCCCCAGTCAGCAGCTAGTTATTGCTGCCCTTTCCATCACCTTGGGTACATTTACTGTCCTTGAGAACATGCTTGTGCTCTGTGTCATCTTGCACTCGCGTAGTTTGAGATGTAGACCCTCTTATCATTTTATTGGCAGTCTGGCAGTGGCCGATCTTCTAGGCAGTGTCATTTTTGTCTACAGTTTTGTTGATTTTCATGTTTTTCATCGGATAGACAGTCCTAATGTTTTTCTTTTCAAACTAGGGGGCGTCACTGCTTCATTTACAGCCTCAGTTGGCAGTCTGTTCCTTACTGCAATAGACAGGTACATCTCAATACACAGGCCTTTGTCCTATAAAAGAATAGTCACTAGGACAAAAGCTGTCATTGCATTCTGTATGATGTGGACCATAGCTATAGTCATAGCTGTTCTTCCTCTGTTAGGATGGAATTGCAAAAAGCTCAAATCTGTATGTTCTGATATTTTCCCCCTTATCGATGAAATATACCTAATGTTTTGGATCGGGGTAACCAGTGTTCTCTTGTTGTTTATAGTGTAtgcgtatatgtatatattatggAAAGCACACAACCATGCTGTGAGAATGCTGCAACGTGGCACTCAAAAAAGTATCATAGTTCACACATCAGAAGATGGCAAGGTGCACATTACTAGACCGGACCAGACCCGCATGGATATTAGGTTAGCCAAGACGCTGGTACTAATACTAGTTGTGTTAATAATTTGTTGGGGTCCTCTTCTTGCTATTATGGTTTATGATGTTTTTGGTAAAATGAACAAGACAGTAAAGACAGTGTTTGCCTTCTGCAGCATGCTTTGCTTGCTTAATTCAACTGTGAATCCCATCATCTACGCCCTTCGAAGCAAAGACTTGAGAAATGCATTTTGTAGCATGTTCCCTTCATGTGAAGGGACTGCGCAGCCTCTTGATAACAGCATGGAGTCAGACTGTCAGAATAGACATGCAAATAACAGTAATGTCCACAGAGCGGCTGAAAGCTGCATTAAAAGCACCGTTAAGATTGCCAAAGTGACCATGTCTGTGTCCACAGATACAACTGCAGAAGCAGTATAA